The following DNA comes from Anastrepha obliqua isolate idAnaObli1 chromosome 1, idAnaObli1_1.0, whole genome shotgun sequence.
atggaggtggaccaaaaaaaccgcaacaacgccagaaatggttcggaaagtgaaggctcgacttgaacgaaatccacggcgaaggggaagaaaaatggccaaagaactgaaaatatcgcaagacagcattcgacgcatattgcaaaatgagctcaaggtcaaggcttacaagttccaaaaagcacacgatctttcaccccagcaaaaaaagttcgatgcgaaagagcaaaggaattgttgcgcttgcacgaacctggcgaatttcctaacattttgttttctgatgaaaaaatttccccattgagcagttcataagcactcaaaacgatcgtgtacGAGAATTTCAGcatacgtatggccactcgaagcaattacccatcgcaagtaatggtttgggccgcagtgaccgctgatggacgctctccaatcgtttttatcgagcctggtgtcaaagtgaatgcgacttattatgggaaaaatgttttagaagctgctttagagccgtggacacgcaaacatttcggtcgtagaccatggacgttccaacaggactcggcaccgtctcataaagctcgtgtgaaccaagaatggtcaaaaaatcatgttccacacttcatttcgtccacacaatggctttcgaattcgccagatgcaaatccgatggactattccatctggtccattttggagagcaaggtgaggactaaaaaatatgccagtatggatgcgctgagaaaagcgattatacgagaatgggacAAAATACCTTAAGATCACATTTGTGCagtatgcaactcatttttttgaccgtttcaaggctatagtcaaggcaaaaggtggtcatatcgacctaagttgaatatatgttaaaattgtaatcatttttgaaaaattttgtctttgaaatcaataaaaactaatttcacacaaaaaagttatggtgttttcatatcgttcaccctgtataattCCCGTttgatattaattaatttaaagtcTCTACAGAGTAGAAGGACATACTCCCACTATCttttaaatttagtacaattaaagaagaaattCATTGGTCATCTCTCTTACGGAGCATTCACTTTCATATCCCTACTAGAACTTTACGCAACACTTACGCATTTcctcttaaggggggaaaccggtttaggaggccaaacttttggtgtttttcgagaattttttgaacaaagaaggagtaatcagaaattgtttaagtttagaggatattttatttatatttttaggtacactttcaaatttttgaagctatttctgcgggagatagtggcgttagagcgtgctgtccatcgacgatcgccatccgagtgtcttgctggtgggaattcctgaatttgcaatttttctctgaaatcaactgcaatttgtttttttattaacaacatatttcctaagaatatgaacctaattgtggtaaaatatattgaaaattgcatgcttttgaggcgcttgaatacaaagtagttttttataccatatttattcatctattttgcttaaaataccatattttaaataataatataatcccagaattaggttcatataaattagaattgaataaaggaaaaatcctgaaaaattttagaacgattcgtcgataaatttttaagctagaatgcccatcatttgaaaaaaactcgtttcgagaaaaacgcgtttgaaataaagcatcgtatcgtaagcgctacggggccgaaccgacgggcgctcaccTAAGTGCTCATAGCATTGGGAATAATACGAATTTAGCTTTAAAGTTTTtgccacatattcttgagtagttatactaacgatttatgcaataaaaaaaatcgatttcttgacCGATCTAAACCGGTGTCCCCCCTTAAATTGCTTAACACGAATTATGCGCGCAATTCTCCCATTGTTCGCCCACTAAGAGAATTTAATGAGATCCCCAGCACTATTCCGCTTGACTCTTCCGTATCAAAGaatgttttttatgaatttctattattaatttttttttattaattaatttatttaactatcAGAAGaaatttaagctcatattagctctaagtggtttgtaaaacttttatatgttttaggcctaaaataaacgaaatgaattgaaatgaaatgaaaaaactctGCGTTCAAATTATTGCTAAATGAAGTGTGAATTCATGTGTAAGGTATTTCTAATTACTTTGTTAATCTAGATTAGTTttgtatgaataaataaaataaagaaaaagggaAGCATGAAGATACAGATTCATGTAAAGAACGGGATAGAAATAGTGACAAAAATAGGGATAGAGAGAGAGGGATATACATAGTTAGAGATGAAGGTAAGGAGACGACGTTAAAGATGAAACTAAGATACACAAATTTTACaactaaataaagggttttccaataagaggtgttattttgatattcaaagaaaaatgctattttgtaatataaatgatcggatgtttatttcattataaagatgaAGGTATACCGTTAATAGTGTGAAATAAcatcaccacgaccacgcttacagggcaatatcattttcatgaaattttccataaacgaattgcaaagtgacaGCCCTGTggcctcgatagcctcacgaactccatctttgaggtcttcaaTAGACCCAGGGCTTTTGGCGTAAGCCTtccctttcacgtggccccaaagaaaaaaaatcacaaggtgttaaatcacaagatatcGGTGgctaattgtgatcacctcttcgagagataagacggcacggaaacttttcccgtaaaatatcaatggtttcgttgcttgtgtggcacgtagcgccgtcttgttgaaaataaacgttgtctagatcaacaccatccaattccggccatgaaaaattgttaatcatctctcgatagcgcaatccaattcaaaataacacctgttattggaaaaccctttgtaatagaaattgttgttgttcgGATTTTCGACTATGTGCGATTCTAGTATCAATaataggtctggaaacagatggaagtcgctaggggccaaatctggtaaaATACGTCGGATActtcaacaattcgaacttaaaTTCATGGATTTAGCCATTgttaaaatgctcttgtgacatgGACGATTATGACATGGACGGTGCactgtcctgatgaaaaatcattttttcaaattgggtattttttcatgcattttttccgtcagctggtctaaaaggctACAGtattattcagaatttattgttttaccagtttgcaagtaatccacatacaaaattcctttcgaatcATAAAAAACTTATGCTAACACCTGCTTGGCCGATtgctggacacgaactcgtttcggaccCGAAAAACCAGGTTCATACCAATTATCCTGTATTTGTTCtatgatttctggtgttgttactGTTTTTGAACGTCCtggacgtggatcgtcttcatgGCTTGCaggaccacgtttaaattcagcaacccatattTGCACTTTCGACATTCTTTcgtaaatttcctttgcttttaaaacttccaaaaataaaaattcagtcacCGCGCGagacttgattttttccattgtagaaaatactgtgacacgtcgacaCTAAATGGCTTTTATagaaagaatgaattgacagatgtTTCAGTTTTCACAttcgttcatatgaagagtgtaccaacataacaaaaaaaatgtagactaGTAGcaacggagttaatcaaaccattggaaaatggatatattccatactctctgagaggctgttaaccgctggtgagaacagtgacCAATTAATcaccgtcagggccaagcaaggatgtccccaagggagtgttctttctccgctgttgTGGTGCTTGGTCGTAGGATCTCTACttgcggagatgcaggaactcggttttcatgtccaagcatatgcggacgatgtctgtgcgctaacatcggataaatccctaaggaggctttgcacgaaagtgcagaggctTCTAGACAAAAtggatgactggtgcatgagacaaggtctttccgttaatccgaacaaaaacggaaattggatggactcagtcttcgaacactgaaaggtgtcacacttggtctttccgatgaagttaaatatctaggagtaatcttggataagaagctgacacgtttcactgaaggtgaatcgcgcattaaggatttttcagcaatgccacAGAGCcattggtaaaacctggggtctgaaacttgctgtggtcctatggatatacacagcacttgtcagaccaatcatcacttacgcctcagtggtctggtggcgacggcgCATGGTTAgaagtgtatgtgtatgcatcacgggtgccatgagtacaacctctggtgatgcctaaatgctatgcttgatttgctccccctggatcttaagatagaaaaggaagcaataaaagcaatgtgtagactccataaatatggtttctggcacgaagacggaacttcgggacacagagaaatctttaagttgctgtcggagcagtgtccactgtttttggcacctaaagatgacttgacacccacagtttcatttggaaggaaatttgacgTCAGATTCCCATTAcgtggagcaatccagaatgcatggaGGGAGATttcacggatattttctttaccgatgagtCCAACAATGAAGTAGGgtccggatggtacttaaacgatatagtccgggagccaggggtcgattttgaactgcgtttttataccgttaaattcttgactatacttgtgatttagctttcatgaataacgaaagtgaaggTCATCTGGCGCACCCGCgatgggtgtgattgtgggagggtacgaaacgtgtcgaaaaaaatgtctaccaactcatttcataccggctgaattttttttttcatgtattgttcccatttagtagaataaaaaaaatagtcagctgcgcggtagagggggaaaacacgtcagctgaacaggtgaacttgagaaaaaaattgaaaagtaaaactaaatactTTATgctgattgaaatttttttacatcatttTTAGTCcaggagccaggggtcattttgacctcatcctTTCAAGCCGACTTATTTTAAAACTGAACGCAGAGGCTATctaatggatgacgaaaccaaccgtcagctgatctagtagcggtgggtacgtgcgggagatgctgcgaaacgtgtcgaaaaaaaatgtttaacaactcattttataccggctgaaattttttttgtgcattgttgacatttagtaaaataaaaaaaaatagtcagctgcgccgtagagggggggtacgtcagctgaacaggcgaacttgtaaaataaaataaaaagtaaaactactttatgccgattgaaatttttttttacatattctgaaaaattctcacaggactacctTTATCTCCGTCTCTATTGTTTCCTatttctttctctgatacttttctccaaAACTTTTTGAACAGCCTATCACTTTACTTACCACTTTTATCAtccttttaataaataaatacaaacatcTCTACGATATTTTCttctcatcataaaaaatataaaatatattttatttatttattgattttttgcataaatatgcacatatgtacatatatttgtgttattttacaGCATAGCATGATTTCATTGAGTAGTTTTgcttgatgttgtttttgttttttaattgcacacgtatgtatgtatgtataaatatgtctATACAGCTgcctttatacaaaaataaaatctcgAAAAGTCACTCAACCACAAAAAATACAAGTACACCAAcacagaaaatactaaaaaagttTAACAGCACAACAACAAATCACAGAATAGAATGCAAATCATGTTGTATGCTCttcataaaaccaaaaaaaaataaaaaaataagtttggcGTTAAGTACAAAAGAATCACAAAGGtatattgaataaaatgtatgtatgtatgtaattgtaagaagaagaataaagaaAGATATAGGGTAAGTAAAACGCACAAGCATTCATATTTTGTGCTGAAGTTCTGTTCGTTTTAACTTGATTTCCGATTTTTCACTTATTGAGACCACCtaatttttacaattcttttttcatttatcaaatacacaaatatcaagccgaatctattaaaggtgattTCAGTAGAccaactgatttgttttttatttctttcgccgtgtgcattaggatgccagcaaaaatgacGAAAAGCCGTTCCATTCGCACCATCACCGTATGCAGCTGACTCCAACTGCAAGTCGACTGTGCGGCAACGCAGTTCgtccttttcttttctattttctttttcttttctattttcttttgtcATGACATTCTAATGTATAatacaaaacgttgttgttggtctagtgccatctTCATTAATAAATGCGTCTTGATAAATATTCACGGAAGTTTACTAACTATTCACTCATGGCGGAATGATAAAGCTGAGGTAATAAGGCAGCTTTGTTCTATTTTTCTCTGGGACCTTaggaaataatattaataaatataataaggcAACTTTCTCTGTTCATTTTCTGACATTTGGCATATATTTTACAATGTTGCCTTTATGCGTTGGAGGTATGCTCATGAATTTATGGGGcaattttgatattattttcaaaattttatttatttggagtttttgttttttaattttccatttgaatttttttttttttaaatacatgtcatatgaaaaatatcatttatttgtgaataaaaaatgaaaaatctccAAATGAGGATAAGCAATTTGCGGAAAAACATGGCTTGTCCCATGTACCTGCGCCGTGCCACTTATCAACCATTTTAGAGGATGCGAGATGCATTTCAGTTCTGGATTTTTGTTCGCTTATTGGAGGAGATATTTCAAGCGTTTCAGGGCGAAATAATTTCTAGCACTACCAACTTCGCTCAGAAATTATTATTCCACAGCCATAACTTCCTTGGTCTGccaataaatgtaaaaataaactatttttccaGCGCGGAATGCATTtccaaataaagttttgaagaaaatgctTGAAGAAGAGTAGGTGCAATCGGTTTAACTTTATGAATCTCTCATACTGACTTATTTAAATTCACGTCCTAAAAAttcaaacataattaaaaattatgcagTAACTTGCAAGTAATCTAATTTATgagaattcgctctcaaagaaaaaaaattctaaaataaataaggaCATGAACGCAAAACCGGTAATAATTTGCCAGTTTCACGAATAGCTGATTTAATTTTTAGcgggaaaaattacaaaaaaaaatcagttgagTTACCtcgcattaaataaaaaaattagaaaaattagcacataaaatgcaaaataccgAGCTGAGCATCACATAATTTATGTTTGTTCACAATAATTTCTTCCATTTCAttctccattttaataaaaaaattaatttaagtttacaATTTTGACTCAATTAGCCAATTTGAATTcttgtttacttttactttgtaatcagctgattttcttaCAAGAAAAAGTTTATCCAGTAAAAATTGCAACTTTCTTTCAAAAAGGAAATGTCATTTTGCCCTCTCActctcccctactttgcaagttttttggttacatgaacaccaaaatttcataatttgcaaaaattgttataaattatttgcGTATACCTACAAGGTCCAAAATagacaagactgagctaaaatagaaactgaaccgaatgtcaccaagctttcactaactcattaaaaagatggcgccatcaaaaatatttctatgacgccagtcttttttattttggacttcatcttgtatTATCGACTTTCTTGATATGGATTTCCTGTATTTAACTGCATTCACTGCATTCGgtgattttttgaagaattatttgggcaaattttttttcacgaattcCACAATTTTGATGGATGTTTCTACCTAAGGCCATTAGAGTGTTTTGAACCTGTAGTTGGacattttatctaaaatatgaGGATAAGCATGCATCCAATTCTGCACGATCTTCACACGCAAAAGTTCTCGTTATCTGCGTCAAGGACTGGTAATTGCGAACGCCGATAATGAGAACTTTTGCGTGTGAAGAtcgtttaaaattaatttttttagcagaATTATTCCTTAGCATAATTATTCCGGGGACTTAGAATAtcacataatttttaatagtttgaAATTCGATAACTGTAAAATCTTTAAAGCACTCTTGTTATTGTTAGTGCTTCTTTGTCAGCACTAAATTCAGGCGTAATCCTTAAAATTGGTCAGCTCATtataatttgaagaaaaaaaaaaaactactactCGTACTACTAAGCATAAAAGTAGTCATATTTGGCTTAATTATTTTCCTTAGCGTGGAATATCCACAAATGTAATTTTGAATCACATATTTACAGGTATTGCAAACACAATTCAAGCGAGTGCCCAATTAATAGTCTGTTCTTACCCACATTTAGAAAATCTAAGCGGCCCACACTTCCATCCATCTTTCTTTCGTACTGCTCTTAATACTTCAGCTGCATAATTCCACCATTTTTGTTTACTTGCATTTCAAGTATTATCcggattattattttttaaatttattttcttacatACAAGTCTATGTGACTTGACATTTAAAATACTCCTTTAAGTACAACTTAAGTATGTAATTActtttcttgtttcttttttcttgtaTCTATGCGTctgtataaattttgaaatttttttacattcatttaatttcttttctttagtATTTCTTTCGTTTATCTatatctttgtttttctttatctatgtttttcttttgcttttaacgTACATTCTCATACAAATAACTACAAAAGCCTTAAGAGCGAGTAActtaaagttaaatatctatttttcgttttttacttttctttaaattattagataagatttttataaattaattattcgCCGTGGCAAAGACCCGCTGtctcgttgttgttgctgttgctgctgttgtagcGAGACTTGGCGATTGCGACGCCAGTGTGGACTTGTAGTAACCATCAAATTTGTTATTATCCTGCACTTTGAGGTTGCCGTTAATCTCTTTGAACTGCTGCTCTTCATTGGCTTTCAGTGCGCCATTTGCATAGCCGTTGCTCAGCTTGCCATTGGCTGCTAGTCTATCCTTCTGTAAGCGCGATAAGAAATTTTTGTTacataaaattcaataacaaattaatttattactaaagcaaaaacaaaaaaaaacaaaaattatttaaaatctccATTAACTCGCCTTCTGCTCTCGCTTCAGATAGGCCTGTTTGTAGAAGTCCGAGAAGAGGAAATAGAACATAGCTGCATGCGCGCCAATGAAGTATGCAAAGCCAATGGGATAGTTGCAATCGTTTTTGAAGAACAACTGGAATGAGTGCACCATAACCAATACGAATTGGATCATCTGCAAGACAGTGAGATATTTCTTCCACCACAAATACTTTTGTACTTTGGGTCCCATGGCAGCCAACATGTAGTAGGTGTACATGATGATGTGTACGAAGGTGTTGAGAAAACCGAAGAATGACGAATGCCCGCCGGGTGTGAATTTCACGCCCCACCAAACGGAGCAGGGCATAATGCCGTGATGGATGACGTGCAGTGTCGACACTTGGTCATAGCGTTTGCGCATCACGAAAAATAGTGTATCGAAGAACTCGGTGAATTTGGAGATGTAGTACCACCAACAACCTCGTGCAACCTGTGATGAATAGAAATGTGGATTTTAATGACATTGACATACTGTTggctaatatttataaaaattgctgtGAATTTtaggtaaaataaatttgagcaAGTTTAAGtgaatataatttgattttcaatatttgtttgcCAATTTCTAAACATATCTGTGGGTTTTACTAGCTTATCGTGTGTTTCTctttcaaaacagaaaataatccCAAAaggttatacaaggtggcgcaaaagtaaccttgcgaagttttttggctataatttaaaaaaaaaatgaaaagctttgattcttcttgtggattatttttatttggtcttttaatttttttacttcaaatggagaatatgatgtcatgtaaaaggccgccgccacagttgattggcatttgagccctttttatggcattttccatcactttggccaaaacttccggcgataggtcctcacattcttgacggatattgtctttaagagctgcaagagtctgaggcttgttgacataaacccgcgacttcaaaaagccccacaaaaagaagtctggagcgatcaaatcaggcgatcttgctggccagtgcgaatcgccaaaacgggagatttgGCGCCCGGAAAATGCATCCTTCCGCATATCGGTTggggcacgtgcagtgtgtgccgttgcaccgtcctgttggaaccagatgttttccaatcccaattcatcaagttgcggcaaaaagaactcgttgatcattgctctgtagcgttcaccattcacagtaaccgtttggcccgcgacgtcttcgaaaaaaaaggtctgatgactcctccagcgaaaacagcacaccatacagtgactttgaacaggtgtaatggctcttcgtgagttacacgcggattttcagtgccccagaagcttaaattttgcttatttacgtacccgctaagatggaaatgggcctcatcactcatgattatttttgatgaaaaatcatcttcctcttggtggtgattaaggatggcttgagcgtatgttagacgcgattggcggtcagcagctaacagctaacattaggggccaatcgcaaaatttatagcattttctgataggaggattactttagcgccacctgttacgaCTTGACAAAAATCTTTCACTTTCgagttttgaattatttttaaaagccgcgtttaacaagcaaaaaaactacaaataaaaaaaaaatccttcggaacttttttatgcaaaaaaaaaaaactatatacaaGCCCTCACTACTACTAATTTGTAACTCTAGAATTTCTTCTCTATGcatcgaaaaattataaatgtacaattatttttcataaaaatatacccCAACAAACCCTGTTAACGTAAAGATTCAAactaacatttttcaaatatttcatcaaaacttcaaagtttttaaccagaatttttctgAGTACGCAaatttatagctcattgaattttagtataacaaagtgcaagtttcaagtgccaAGTGAATATAATATTATGGCACCGTTGAGGTTTCGTCAATGAGATTTCATTTTATAGGGTGTGACTATTAAAAAAACGGAACTAACGCTGCGGTACGCCAACTACCACCAGTCTTTAAGCTTTAAGCCCTCTCTTTCGATTGCTATACTACCTCTCAATTCTATGATGgactttaataataaaagccacaatttaactttattatttGACTGACAACATAAAAGCCAACTTTTAACaatcaataacttttttctcgaaactttGCTTAAAATGCCATAACCGGTTGAGTTCcaggtttgtttgtttttcatttttcattgagTTCCCTGCGGCTTAACTATTCATAAAGATTACTAAGTTCATGGTATTTCGCAATTCCATGAaggaaaaattaataagaaaaatttactgaataaaaaaaagagtgaATAAGGACAAAATGGACGAAATTTGGAAGGAAAAACCACAGGTTCCCCACTAAGATAAAGTACCGACTCATTCACACATTTTTGTTGCGGGTCTAAAGCGCCCACCATCCAAGATCGACGTCAGCATAATCATAGCCCACCTATTAGCAATCAAAGTCGCCCAGTCATCACTGAGATAAATATTTACCCGATTTCAGATGGTAGCTTTCCTAACCGAGAAAGAGAGTTCTGAAGAATTTGAGAATATATTTCAAAGCCACTTGTTGTTTGTTGTACTTCAAAACATTGAACATGCGCAAAACTCTTAATATGTGCATaggaggt
Coding sequences within:
- the LOC129253456 gene encoding elongation of very long chain fatty acids protein 7 yields the protein MDYYINTIYAGWRDLMDNKSDPRTRDWPLMSSPFPTIAISLSYAYFVKVLGPKLMENRKPFELRKVLIVYNFAQVLFSAWLFYESCIGGWLNGYNIRCEPVDYSNSPRALRVARGCWWYYISKFTEFFDTLFFVMRKRYDQVSTLHVIHHGIMPCSVWWGVKFTPGGHSSFFGFLNTFVHIIMYTYYMLAAMGPKVQKYLWWKKYLTVLQMIQFVLVMVHSFQLFFKNDCNYPIGFAYFIGAHAAMFYFLFSDFYKQAYLKREQKKDRLAANGKLSNGYANGALKANEEQQFKEINGNLKVQDNNKFDGYYKSTLASQSPSLATTAATATTTRQRVFATANN